In Pedobacter sp. SL55, the following proteins share a genomic window:
- a CDS encoding trans-sulfuration enzyme family protein, with translation MDISYILNELGEDRENYFNAIAPPIIQTSNFKFDTVEDFRNALADEYRGNLYSRGFNPTIDILRKKLAALDGAEDALVFGSGIAAVTIPVLALLQQGDEVICVENPYSWTIKLFNDLLPKFGIRTTFVDGSHTDAIENAITSKTKLIYLESPNTFSFDVQDLEAIANIAKAKNIITMIDNSYCSPLYQQPIAYGIDLVAQSATKYLAGHSDVIAGVVTGKKELLKRIFEKEYMNIGASVAPQNAWLLLRSLRTLPIRLEKITANANKVIEYLEQHPKVKKSLLHPFNKNSKQLDLAKKQMKACGGLFSIVLKNSSLEKIEAFCNGLKHILMAVSWGGYESLIIPACAGVSKADFDLNNPRHVLIRVYVGLEEPEYLIRDLEGALEKI, from the coding sequence GTGGATATCTCCTATATACTTAATGAGCTTGGCGAAGACCGAGAAAACTACTTCAATGCCATTGCTCCGCCTATTATCCAAACCAGTAATTTTAAATTTGACACCGTTGAGGATTTTCGCAATGCTTTGGCAGACGAATACCGAGGCAATTTATATTCTCGTGGTTTTAACCCTACCATTGATATTTTAAGAAAGAAACTTGCTGCACTTGATGGAGCTGAAGACGCCTTAGTTTTTGGAAGTGGCATTGCGGCCGTTACTATCCCGGTTTTGGCTTTATTGCAGCAAGGCGATGAAGTGATCTGCGTAGAAAATCCCTACAGTTGGACGATCAAGCTCTTTAATGATTTGTTACCGAAGTTTGGCATCCGCACCACTTTTGTAGACGGCAGCCACACTGATGCAATAGAAAATGCCATTACCTCTAAAACCAAATTAATTTACCTCGAATCGCCTAATACTTTTAGCTTCGATGTACAAGATTTAGAAGCCATAGCCAACATAGCAAAAGCCAAAAACATCATTACGATGATTGATAACAGCTATTGTTCGCCACTTTACCAGCAGCCTATTGCGTATGGAATTGATTTGGTAGCACAATCGGCAACTAAATACTTGGCAGGCCATAGCGATGTGATAGCTGGCGTAGTTACAGGGAAAAAAGAACTGCTCAAGCGCATATTTGAGAAAGAATACATGAACATTGGTGCCTCTGTAGCACCGCAAAATGCTTGGTTGCTGCTTAGAAGTTTGCGCACTTTACCTATCCGTTTAGAAAAGATAACAGCAAACGCCAACAAAGTAATCGAATACCTAGAACAGCATCCTAAGGTTAAGAAAAGCTTACTTCATCCATTTAATAAGAACAGCAAGCAATTAGATTTAGCTAAAAAGCAGATGAAAGCTTGCGGTGGTCTTTTTAGCATTGTACTTAAAAATTCGAGTTTAGAAAAGATAGAAGCATTTTGCAATGGCTTAAAACATATTTTGATGGCTGTGTCCTGGGGTGGATACGAAAGTTTAATTATCCCTGCTTGTGCTGGCGTTAGCAAAGCTGATTTTGATCTTAATAACCCAAGGCACGTTTTAATTCGGGTTTACGTTGGCTTAGAAGAACCTGAATATTTGATTAGAGATTTGGAGGGAGCTTTGGAGAAAATCTAG
- a CDS encoding DUF6892 domain-containing protein yields MGIFDKLFGSKIENQKPIEIDFTKNGIVLNGRNNQLPVKISILNEIFGEPEEVKTETNFLYIWQDKGIRGFSKDKENIFEVDIQIIQLGQNQFFPRQPFLGSLKIEGTDYKNFVKVSQNDYLFKEYKIGNSEIQVRLTKEEPKLIRSISIDIQEEEEELTQKKDYKLKKISGEKIEFKDFNFKLAIIEELMYNKELLKPKFDVYEFAEITKIKGFSATEGGYEPIPEVVEYFKALEIDKKLAEQVTEIYQDGGNEIYVNVTPQWDGEDDVFNIQSFDDIKHFPNLKKMTLFETDSKVIEELKSKGIEIKPL; encoded by the coding sequence ATGGGAATATTCGACAAACTATTTGGAAGTAAAATAGAAAACCAAAAACCTATCGAAATTGACTTTACTAAAAACGGAATTGTTTTAAACGGACGAAATAACCAATTGCCAGTAAAAATTTCAATTTTAAACGAAATTTTTGGAGAACCAGAAGAGGTTAAAACCGAAACCAATTTTCTGTATATTTGGCAGGACAAGGGAATAAGAGGATTTTCAAAAGACAAAGAAAATATTTTCGAAGTAGATATTCAAATTATACAACTTGGTCAAAACCAATTTTTTCCACGACAACCCTTTTTAGGCAGTTTAAAAATTGAAGGAACCGATTACAAGAACTTCGTAAAAGTATCGCAAAATGATTATCTTTTTAAAGAGTATAAAATTGGAAATTCAGAAATTCAAGTCAGATTGACTAAAGAAGAACCAAAATTAATTCGCTCAATTTCAATTGACATACAAGAAGAGGAAGAAGAATTAACTCAAAAAAAGGATTATAAACTCAAAAAAATATCTGGAGAAAAAATCGAATTTAAGGATTTCAATTTCAAACTTGCGATTATCGAAGAGCTGATGTATAATAAAGAGCTTTTAAAACCAAAATTCGATGTTTATGAATTTGCAGAAATAACAAAAATTAAAGGATTTAGCGCTACAGAAGGTGGATACGAGCCAATCCCCGAAGTTGTCGAATACTTCAAAGCATTAGAAATTGACAAAAAACTTGCTGAACAAGTAACTGAAATTTACCAAGATGGTGGAAATGAAATTTATGTGAATGTTACACCACAATGGGACGGAGAAGATGATGTATTCAATATTCAATCCTTTGACGACATTAAACACTTTCCTAATTTAAAGAAAATGACTTTATTTGAAACCGACAGTAAAGTTATCGAAGAACTTAAATCAAAAGGAATTGAGATAAAACCATTATAA